One Ignavibacteria bacterium genomic region harbors:
- a CDS encoding 2-oxoacid:acceptor oxidoreductase subunit alpha, translated as MTEEKTQPEHSKPDVITVEDVTVRFAGDSGDGMQLTGAQFSDTVASYGNDLETFPDYPAEIRAPAGSLYGVSGYTIHFSSHDIYTPGDQIDVLVAMNPAALKVNLKDVKKHGVIIVNTDTFDRKNLELASYKENPLEDGSLSGYSVYPIPITKSTLETLKELNLPLKTASKCKNFFALGVIYWLYNKTPELTLNWISEKFKKNPELIEANTKVLKAGMYFGETTEIFNTRYEVKPAHLRKGTYRNLNGNEAVALGLVSAAKRAGLELFLGSYPITPASEILHYLSGMRQFGVKTFQAEDEIAGVATAVGASFAGHLGATSTSGPGMALKTEAIGLAVMAELPLVIVNVQRGGPSTGLPTKTEQADLLQAMFARNGECPVAVVAAATPSDCFHMAVEAARLAIKFMTPVILLTDGYIGNGSEPWRVITIDELPEFKANFRTDPKDFHPYVRDERLVRPWVKPGTPGMEHRIGGLEKQHIYGNISYDPENHEFMVKTREQKIKNIENDIPELEVLGDKEAELLVMSWGSTFGAVASAVENQIAKGNKVAFAHFKYINPMPKNTEAVIKSYKKILVPEVNMGQLSKILRMNYVIEPIQFNKIKGTPFKSYEIEQKIEEILKGSVR; from the coding sequence TTGACAGAAGAAAAAACACAACCCGAACATTCGAAACCTGATGTTATAACAGTAGAAGATGTAACAGTTAGGTTTGCGGGTGATTCTGGAGACGGGATGCAGTTGACGGGCGCGCAGTTTTCCGATACAGTAGCATCATACGGTAATGATTTAGAAACATTTCCCGATTATCCGGCAGAAATCCGTGCACCAGCCGGAAGCCTTTACGGTGTAAGCGGATACACAATACATTTTTCGAGTCATGATATTTATACACCAGGAGACCAGATAGACGTTTTAGTAGCTATGAATCCTGCGGCTTTAAAGGTAAATCTGAAAGACGTAAAAAAGCATGGAGTAATAATTGTAAATACCGATACTTTTGACAGAAAGAATCTTGAACTTGCAAGCTACAAAGAAAATCCGCTTGAAGACGGTTCTCTTTCTGGATATAGTGTATATCCTATACCAATAACAAAATCGACATTAGAAACACTTAAAGAATTAAACTTACCTTTAAAAACAGCATCAAAATGCAAGAATTTCTTTGCTCTTGGTGTCATTTACTGGCTTTACAACAAAACACCCGAATTAACATTAAACTGGATTTCAGAAAAATTCAAGAAAAATCCGGAATTAATTGAAGCGAACACTAAAGTACTTAAAGCAGGTATGTATTTTGGTGAAACGACTGAAATATTTAATACAAGGTACGAAGTAAAACCTGCACATCTCAGAAAAGGAACATACAGAAATCTTAACGGTAATGAGGCAGTTGCATTGGGACTGGTATCTGCTGCAAAAAGAGCAGGACTGGAACTATTCCTCGGAAGTTATCCGATAACTCCCGCATCGGAAATTCTTCATTACTTATCGGGTATGAGGCAGTTTGGGGTTAAGACATTTCAGGCAGAGGATGAAATAGCAGGTGTAGCAACTGCTGTAGGTGCATCGTTTGCAGGACACCTTGGTGCGACATCGACGAGCGGACCGGGTATGGCGCTTAAGACTGAGGCGATTGGTCTTGCTGTAATGGCTGAACTTCCATTAGTTATTGTAAACGTTCAAAGAGGTGGACCTTCAACAGGACTACCGACAAAGACCGAACAGGCAGACTTGCTGCAGGCAATGTTTGCACGAAACGGAGAATGTCCTGTAGCAGTAGTGGCCGCTGCAACTCCATCTGACTGTTTTCATATGGCTGTAGAAGCCGCAAGATTAGCCATAAAATTCATGACCCCTGTTATTCTTTTAACAGACGGTTATATTGGTAACGGTTCAGAACCATGGAGAGTGATAACAATAGATGAACTGCCCGAATTTAAAGCAAATTTCAGGACTGATCCGAAGGATTTTCACCCATACGTCAGAGATGAAAGATTAGTCAGACCATGGGTAAAACCGGGGACTCCGGGAATGGAACACAGAATAGGCGGACTTGAAAAGCAGCATATTTACGGTAATATAAGCTACGACCCTGAAAATCATGAATTTATGGTAAAGACAAGAGAGCAGAAGATTAAGAATATTGAGAACGATATTCCCGAGCTTGAAGTTTTAGGGGATAAGGAAGCTGAATTACTCGTGATGTCTTGGGGAAGCACATTCGGTGCTGTTGCATCAGCGGTTGAAAATCAGATTGCAAAGGGTAACAAAGTAGCGTTTGCGCATTTTAAGTATATAAACCCAATGCCGAAGAATACTGAGGCTGTTATTAAGAGTTACAAAAAGATACTTGTTCCTGAAGTAAATATGGGACAGCTATCGAAAATATTGAGAATGAACTACGTAATAGAACCGATTCAGTTTAACAAGATAAAAGGAACACCATTCAAATCCTACGAAATCGAACAGAAGATTGAAGAAATTTTAAAAGGAAGTGTGAGGTAA
- the rplI gene encoding 50S ribosomal protein L9: MKVLLKKDFDLLGTAGEVKDVKDGYARNYLIPKGIATLATPSRLKSFEEERRQQGRKILRETNDAKIIASRIETDSVTLTVKTAEEGKIYGSVSPSMVHDALSEKGYNIDKRKIIMPEHIKSLGDYTIDIKLYTDVIAKLKISVISEEPAPEENTEETPA, from the coding sequence ATGAAAGTATTATTAAAAAAGGATTTCGATTTACTCGGAACAGCCGGTGAAGTAAAAGACGTTAAAGACGGCTATGCAAGAAATTATTTAATACCAAAAGGAATAGCAACTCTGGCAACTCCTTCAAGACTAAAATCATTCGAAGAAGAAAGAAGACAGCAGGGAAGAAAGATTCTAAGGGAAACAAATGATGCAAAGATAATCGCTTCAAGAATTGAAACTGATTCTGTTACATTAACTGTAAAGACTGCCGAAGAAGGCAAAATATACGGGTCTGTATCTCCTTCGATGGTGCATGATGCTCTTTCAGAAAAAGGTTACAACATCGATAAGAGAAAGATTATAATGCCCGAGCATATTAAATCTCTCGGTGACTATACGATCGATATTAAGCTGTACACCGACGTTATCGCGAAGCTAAAAATATCTGTTATAAGCGAAGAGCCGGCTCCGGAAGAGAATACAGAAGAAACTCCCGCATAA
- a CDS encoding biopolymer transporter Tol, translating into MKFKKAVYAFIFLAVLYVIAQPDAYSQFGKNKVQYKVFDWKFIQTKHFDVYFSQGGYDLAVYTAFVAESSLASLTRNLEHNISNRIPLVVFNSHNEFQQNNVIDEFLPEGIGGVTELFKNRILVPFEGNYDQYRHVIHHELFHAFMNDMYYGGSIQNVISKNITLNVPLWFSEGMAEYQSLNGLDKETDMFIRDAVLNNYLPPIEYNDGYLAYRGGQSFLSFIADTYGDYKMSDLMSNIKSLNDVDMAFRETFKLSIEQLSEKWLKELKKTHWPEIAKREDVKDFAKMLTNHEKDGGFYNIAPTISPRGDKFAFISNRDDFFSVFLADVNSGRILDKILQGNNTNNFEELQVLTPGLSWSPDGKELAISVKAGDKDAIFLINADDGDERWLPVELNSISYVEWSPFKNIIAFVGTNTKQSDIYIYNIKSNKLTNLTNDIFSDIGPSWSPDGKYIYFSSDRDNYLNRDSIPANFEMWKHDVDRKDVYRIEVSNGTIERISNSKDTKNGSVTFNEKGDKVLYVSDRNGISNIYIGQFDSTGNYTERPITNSISPIDQLSLSRDAKKLLFVSLNQGGYDIYSMDNPFDKKLDMDTLPPTQYVLKLNESRKNLALDHKADSLLHDTSFTMADTLLSDTLYANSLLRDSTIINLESIKDSISNDSKTDSSSLYGSKIKLKFNTKKDKEDLFTDKFDSIYTSNSNFKIENNTNDDGSFRINNYKIKFTPDLVYGNAMYSSYYGVQGVAQISLSDMMGNHRITFLTSMVIDLKNSDYAAAYQYLAKRIDYGFGLYHTARFVLYQNPNSPYSELYRYRTYGAEINVSYPINKFRRIDAGLSLMRISRENLDNGNEPMNYKYLISPSINMVFDNTLFGYIYPERGEKYIITALASPYLGSESSEFYSLIGDFRKYFKLGDNYTFAMRFNGGASFGLNPQKFYLGGIDNWINWQFENSVIPFGESIDNYAFATLVTPMRGFNFNARSGSKFVLANVELRFPIFKYLILGALPLGFQNIMGAFFIDAGSAWNDTKKLQFVGSSPSGRAKTKDLLLAPGFGARIVFLGFPVRFDVAWRYDLQKFSDPLYMFSLGLDY; encoded by the coding sequence ATGAAATTCAAAAAGGCAGTATATGCGTTTATATTCCTTGCAGTACTATATGTTATTGCTCAGCCGGATGCCTATTCCCAGTTTGGCAAAAACAAAGTGCAATATAAGGTTTTTGACTGGAAGTTTATACAAACAAAGCACTTTGACGTTTATTTTTCACAGGGAGGTTATGACCTGGCTGTTTACACTGCATTCGTGGCTGAATCATCACTTGCTTCGCTTACAAGAAATCTCGAACATAATATATCAAACAGAATTCCGTTAGTTGTTTTCAATTCTCATAATGAATTTCAACAGAATAATGTTATCGATGAATTTTTGCCTGAAGGAATCGGCGGAGTAACTGAACTGTTTAAGAACAGAATTCTTGTTCCCTTTGAGGGGAATTATGATCAATACAGACATGTAATACATCACGAACTATTTCATGCGTTTATGAACGATATGTATTACGGCGGCTCTATACAGAATGTCATCTCAAAAAATATAACTTTAAATGTACCGCTCTGGTTCAGCGAGGGTATGGCTGAATATCAAAGCCTAAACGGACTGGACAAAGAGACTGATATGTTCATTAGGGACGCAGTATTGAATAATTACCTGCCTCCGATTGAGTACAATGACGGATACCTTGCTTACCGAGGAGGCCAGAGTTTTCTATCTTTCATTGCCGATACTTACGGTGATTACAAAATGAGTGATTTAATGAGTAATATTAAAAGCCTGAATGATGTTGATATGGCTTTCAGGGAGACGTTTAAATTAAGTATTGAACAGCTTTCAGAAAAATGGCTTAAGGAACTAAAGAAAACTCACTGGCCAGAAATAGCAAAAAGAGAAGACGTTAAAGATTTCGCGAAGATGCTTACGAACCACGAAAAAGACGGCGGTTTTTACAACATAGCACCAACAATATCTCCGCGAGGAGATAAGTTTGCATTTATTTCTAACAGGGACGATTTCTTTTCTGTGTTTTTAGCGGACGTTAACAGCGGAAGAATACTCGATAAAATTCTGCAGGGCAACAATACGAATAATTTCGAAGAGCTTCAGGTTCTAACGCCCGGATTGTCATGGTCGCCGGACGGAAAAGAACTTGCTATCAGCGTAAAAGCGGGAGATAAGGATGCAATCTTTTTAATAAATGCAGATGACGGTGATGAAAGATGGCTTCCGGTGGAGTTAAACTCAATCTCTTACGTTGAGTGGTCTCCTTTTAAGAATATCATTGCGTTTGTAGGAACAAACACGAAACAATCCGACATTTATATTTACAATATTAAAAGCAATAAACTGACAAACCTTACAAATGATATTTTTTCTGACATTGGACCCAGCTGGTCACCCGACGGCAAGTACATTTATTTTAGTTCTGACAGGGATAATTATTTAAACAGAGACAGCATTCCTGCAAATTTTGAGATGTGGAAACATGACGTTGACAGGAAGGATGTTTACAGAATTGAAGTATCAAACGGAACTATCGAAAGAATATCGAACTCAAAAGATACGAAGAACGGCTCAGTTACTTTTAATGAGAAAGGTGATAAGGTTCTTTATGTGTCCGACAGGAACGGAATTTCGAACATATACATTGGACAGTTTGATTCTACCGGAAATTATACCGAAAGACCGATTACAAACTCTATTAGCCCGATAGACCAGCTTTCGCTCTCGAGAGACGCAAAGAAACTGTTATTCGTTTCTTTGAATCAGGGAGGTTATGATATTTACTCAATGGATAATCCTTTCGATAAGAAACTTGACATGGACACATTACCCCCTACACAGTATGTACTGAAACTGAATGAATCAAGAAAAAACCTTGCACTTGACCACAAAGCGGACAGTCTTTTACACGATACCTCGTTTACTATGGCTGATACACTTTTATCCGATACTCTTTATGCAAATTCGCTTTTACGAGATAGTACAATAATAAACTTAGAATCAATCAAAGATTCAATTTCGAATGATTCAAAAACAGATTCCAGCAGTCTGTATGGAAGCAAAATCAAACTTAAATTCAACACTAAGAAAGACAAGGAAGATTTATTCACCGATAAGTTTGATTCCATATACACATCGAACAGCAATTTCAAGATAGAGAATAACACTAATGATGACGGCTCTTTTAGAATTAACAACTATAAGATTAAATTCACACCCGACTTAGTTTACGGGAATGCGATGTATTCTTCATACTACGGTGTTCAGGGAGTAGCACAGATATCATTAAGCGACATGATGGGGAATCACAGGATTACTTTTCTGACATCGATGGTTATTGACCTCAAGAACAGCGATTATGCCGCTGCATATCAGTACCTGGCGAAAAGAATAGACTATGGTTTTGGACTCTATCACACTGCAAGGTTTGTACTCTACCAGAATCCAAATTCACCATACAGCGAATTATACCGTTACAGGACATACGGCGCAGAAATTAATGTTTCATACCCTATTAATAAATTCAGAAGAATTGACGCAGGTCTTTCATTGATGAGAATATCAAGAGAAAACCTGGACAACGGGAATGAACCGATGAATTACAAATATCTGATATCTCCATCTATAAACATGGTTTTTGATAATACTCTATTCGGTTATATATACCCCGAAAGAGGGGAAAAGTATATCATAACGGCACTTGCATCGCCATACCTCGGAAGCGAAAGCTCTGAGTTTTATTCATTAATTGGTGATTTCAGAAAATATTTTAAGCTTGGAGATAATTACACATTTGCTATGAGGTTTAACGGCGGAGCAAGTTTTGGATTGAATCCACAGAAGTTTTATCTTGGGGGTATTGATAACTGGATAAACTGGCAGTTTGAAAACAGCGTTATACCTTTCGGAGAAAGTATTGATAACTATGCATTTGCCACTCTGGTAACTCCAATGCGGGGATTTAACTTTAATGCTCGATCAGGATCGAAATTTGTACTTGCAAACGTTGAACTCAGATTTCCAATTTTCAAATACCTTATACTTGGGGCTTTACCTTTGGGATTCCAGAACATAATGGGTGCATTTTTTATAGATGCAGGGTCAGCGTGGAATGATACAAAGAAATTACAATTTGTTGGGTCCAGTCCATCCGGAAGGGCAAAAACAAAAGACCTTTTACTTGCTCCCGGTTTTGGCGCCAGAATCGTATTTCTTGGATTCCCCGTCAGGTTCGACGTTGCATGGAGGTATGACTTGCAAAAGTTCTCAGACCCGCTGTACATGTTTTCTCTCGGGCTTGACTATTAA
- a CDS encoding single-stranded DNA-binding protein has translation MAEFKMPELNSVVIAGNLTKDPIFRQTTNGTPVVNFSIASNRRFRDKNEDWKEDVCYVGIVAWNRLAESCRDKLRKGNAVLVDGELQSRTFKTEDGSNRTIVEIKARRIQFLNKRGSSDGERDEPSTFTDESFDSLLSPEDSDLIK, from the coding sequence ATGGCTGAATTTAAGATGCCCGAATTAAACAGTGTAGTAATTGCTGGTAACCTTACAAAGGACCCAATTTTTAGACAGACAACCAACGGAACACCGGTTGTTAATTTTTCTATTGCAAGCAACAGAAGGTTCAGGGACAAGAATGAAGACTGGAAAGAAGATGTGTGTTATGTAGGAATTGTAGCATGGAACAGACTTGCTGAAAGCTGCAGAGATAAACTGAGAAAGGGTAATGCAGTCTTAGTTGACGGCGAGTTACAGTCAAGGACTTTCAAGACTGAGGACGGATCAAACAGGACGATAGTTGAAATTAAAGCAAGAAGAATTCAATTCCTGAACAAACGCGGCTCCAGTGACGGTGAAAGAGACGAGCCCTCAACGTTTACGGATGAAAGTTTTGATTCATTGCTTTCACCCGAAGATTCAGATTTAATAAAATAA
- a CDS encoding metallophosphoesterase, with amino-acid sequence MRTSDFIIFISTVLTVYGIGNVYVFYHGLQALNGYQWIKPYYIIVFVFLAFSYIAARFLQSYNFNSISDALLLIGSFWLAALLYLFLISLLLDFLRIVNHFVTIFPAFVNFNYEKTKLAVFIISLISVSVLLTFGYRNANNPVVNTIELNISKENTKELLLNAVVVSDLHLGPLSSGKWVDYIVEKINSLNPDIILLVGDVIDEDIKPVLEKNLGDHLLNLKSKFGVFAVTGNHEYIGGVEPAVRYLTEHNVTVLRDSSALINNQFYLLGREDNDIKRFSGKDRRSLEELMSGVDNKYPVILMNHQPTNLSELNGKNVDLSISGHTHHGQFFPNNLVTNLIYEVSTGLVNKYGTWIYVSTGLGTWGPPLRIGNKPEIVNFIINNK; translated from the coding sequence ATGAGAACTTCTGATTTTATTATATTTATCTCAACCGTACTTACTGTATACGGTATAGGGAATGTTTACGTATTTTACCACGGACTTCAGGCTCTTAATGGTTATCAATGGATTAAGCCCTATTACATAATTGTTTTTGTATTTCTTGCTTTTTCATACATAGCAGCAAGATTCCTCCAGTCTTACAATTTCAACAGTATCAGCGATGCTCTGCTTCTTATCGGTTCATTCTGGCTCGCAGCACTTCTGTACTTATTCCTTATTTCTTTATTATTGGATTTTTTAAGAATTGTAAATCATTTCGTCACAATTTTTCCTGCTTTCGTTAATTTTAACTATGAGAAAACAAAGTTAGCAGTTTTTATTATATCTTTAATCTCAGTATCAGTGTTGTTAACCTTCGGGTATCGTAACGCAAATAATCCTGTAGTTAATACTATTGAGCTTAACATCTCAAAAGAAAATACTAAAGAGCTTTTATTGAATGCTGTTGTCGTTTCTGATTTACACCTGGGACCACTTTCATCAGGAAAGTGGGTTGATTATATCGTTGAAAAAATTAATTCTTTGAATCCCGATATTATTCTTCTTGTGGGTGATGTTATTGATGAAGATATTAAACCTGTATTAGAAAAAAATCTCGGCGACCATTTGCTTAATCTTAAATCAAAATTCGGAGTGTTTGCCGTTACCGGAAATCATGAATACATTGGCGGCGTTGAACCTGCTGTAAGATATCTGACCGAACACAATGTAACTGTACTTAGAGATTCCAGTGCTCTGATAAACAATCAGTTCTATCTTCTGGGCAGAGAGGATAACGATATTAAAAGGTTTTCAGGAAAGGATAGACGTTCACTTGAAGAACTCATGTCAGGTGTAGATAATAAATACCCTGTTATTTTAATGAACCACCAACCGACCAACCTTTCTGAACTTAACGGAAAAAATGTTGATTTATCTATTTCGGGGCATACACATCACGGGCAGTTCTTTCCTAACAACCTTGTAACAAACTTAATTTATGAAGTAAGCACAGGGCTTGTAAATAAATATGGAACATGGATATATGTATCTACAGGCCTTGGTACCTGGGGACCGCCTTTACGTATCGGCAATAAACCCGAGATTGTAAACTTTATTATTAATAACAAATAG
- a CDS encoding 2-oxoacid:ferredoxin oxidoreductase subunit beta: MSEKAETKYTAKDFSSGIDVRWCPGCGDFSILAQVQRSFPQLVGVDKEKIVFISGIGCSSRFPYYMNTYGFHTIHGRAAAIASGVKTARPELSVWMATGDGDCLSIGGNHFIHLLRRNIDINVLLFNNRIYGLTKGQNSPTSEHGKVTKSTPLGNVEYPVNPIAMAIGVEGTFIARAMDVDSKHLQSLIQRAHLHKGTSFIEILQNCVIFNDGAFDNFTLKEHRADRVVYLEHEKPMVFGKQKDKAIKLDGFTPVLIDLNDGKHSINDALVYNEKSKELAYIISQFSDNPAMPLPVGVFLDINYTTFEDDMTAQIADAKKRLGEGDINALLKGKSYWEIN, translated from the coding sequence ATGAGCGAAAAAGCAGAAACAAAATATACAGCTAAAGATTTCTCGTCGGGTATTGATGTAAGGTGGTGTCCGGGATGCGGAGATTTCTCGATTCTTGCACAGGTACAGAGGTCGTTTCCTCAGCTTGTGGGTGTTGATAAGGAAAAGATTGTCTTCATCTCGGGTATAGGCTGTTCAAGCCGCTTTCCGTATTACATGAATACTTACGGTTTTCATACAATTCACGGAAGAGCTGCAGCAATAGCATCTGGTGTTAAAACAGCACGTCCTGAGCTTTCAGTCTGGATGGCAACGGGCGACGGCGACTGCCTTTCAATCGGCGGTAATCATTTTATTCATTTATTGAGAAGAAATATTGATATTAATGTTCTTCTTTTTAACAACAGAATATACGGTTTGACAAAAGGACAGAATTCACCAACATCCGAGCATGGCAAGGTAACCAAATCAACTCCTTTGGGTAATGTTGAGTATCCTGTTAATCCGATTGCGATGGCTATCGGAGTAGAGGGTACATTCATAGCAAGAGCAATGGACGTTGATTCAAAACATCTTCAGTCACTTATACAAAGAGCTCACCTGCACAAAGGAACTTCATTTATTGAAATACTTCAGAACTGTGTTATATTTAATGACGGTGCATTTGATAATTTCACTTTAAAAGAGCACAGGGCAGACAGGGTCGTTTATCTTGAGCATGAAAAACCGATGGTATTCGGGAAACAAAAGGATAAGGCAATTAAACTTGACGGCTTTACACCTGTTCTTATTGACCTTAATGACGGTAAACACAGCATTAATGATGCACTGGTCTATAATGAGAAGTCGAAGGAACTTGCATACATAATCAGTCAGTTCTCAGATAATCCTGCGATGCCGCTTCCGGTAGGTGTATTCCTTGATATTAATTATACAACATTTGAGGACGATATGACGGCACAAATCGCAGACGCTAAAAAGAGATTGGGTGAAGGTGATATTAATGCTCTCCTTAAAGGAAAATCTTACTGGGAAATTAACTAA
- a CDS encoding pitrilysin family protein: MIIYKQAVLNNGLRLVMSRKSEIPNVIINSCFHVGSKDEDPNKTGMSHLLEHLMFSGSENIPGGKFDEILHANGGESNAFTTQDYTSYYLTIPSSKLELGMWLDSDRYASFPVTEEGLEVQRKVVIEEKMQTHDNSPFGSLEYESAKRLFKKSGYRWEIIGDENHIKNLSLKDIENFYNSFYNPANMVLTVVGDIDYDETYDLADSYYGSIKTNASMAERTYSEEIIENEIEDEIEDNITLPARFIMYRTPALGTKEFYAFRLMCVGLSSGESSNVYRSLVRTDLTTESYLSNQGMEFESIFSFNSFLNKGVKISQVSKSMDNIISNLKMNGLTDFEIRKSVNKVLTSYYLKIQQSMNLSNHLAFYKLFFNDCEMINNEIKIFENISNQDIKKYAEEYLDSKKRVALNYIPGKKVES; the protein is encoded by the coding sequence ATGATTATTTACAAACAAGCGGTTTTAAACAACGGGCTAAGGCTTGTTATGAGCAGGAAATCTGAGATTCCTAACGTAATTATAAATTCATGTTTCCATGTTGGGTCAAAAGATGAGGACCCAAATAAGACGGGTATGTCACACCTTCTTGAACATCTTATGTTTTCAGGTTCAGAGAATATTCCCGGAGGGAAATTTGATGAAATTCTACACGCAAACGGGGGTGAAAGCAATGCATTCACGACTCAGGATTATACGAGTTATTATCTGACAATTCCTTCATCAAAGCTGGAACTTGGTATGTGGCTTGATTCGGACAGGTATGCAAGTTTTCCTGTCACTGAAGAGGGGCTTGAAGTTCAGAGAAAGGTTGTGATCGAAGAAAAAATGCAGACTCATGACAATTCCCCCTTTGGTTCGCTCGAATATGAAAGTGCGAAACGGCTTTTTAAAAAGAGCGGTTATAGATGGGAGATTATTGGCGATGAGAATCATATTAAAAATTTATCTCTAAAAGATATAGAAAACTTTTATAACAGTTTTTACAATCCTGCTAACATGGTATTAACCGTAGTTGGGGATATAGATTATGATGAGACTTATGATTTAGCGGATAGTTATTACGGCAGTATAAAAACTAATGCAAGTATGGCTGAAAGAACATATTCAGAGGAGATTATTGAAAATGAAATTGAAGATGAAATCGAAGATAACATTACACTTCCCGCGAGGTTTATAATGTACAGAACTCCCGCTTTGGGAACGAAAGAATTCTATGCTTTCAGGCTAATGTGCGTCGGTCTTTCTTCGGGGGAAAGTTCAAATGTTTATAGGTCTCTGGTTAGAACTGATTTAACTACTGAATCATATCTTTCGAATCAGGGTATGGAGTTTGAGAGTATTTTCAGCTTTAATAGTTTTCTGAATAAGGGTGTAAAGATTTCCCAAGTCTCGAAAAGTATGGATAACATAATATCAAATCTCAAAATGAACGGTTTGACGGATTTTGAAATCAGGAAATCTGTAAACAAAGTCCTGACATCATATTATCTCAAAATTCAGCAATCGATGAATTTGTCTAATCATCTTGCTTTCTATAAACTTTTTTTCAATGATTGCGAAATGATTAACAACGAAATAAAAATATTTGAAAATATCAGTAATCAGGATATAAAAAAGTATGCGGAAGAATATCTTGACAGTAAAAAAAGAGTTGCCCTGAATTATATTCCCGGGAAGAAGGTGGAATCATGA
- the rpsF gene encoding 30S ribosomal protein S6 yields the protein MDKVKRNYEIYIIVDGNFEDPTVEEIISKYEKFLIKNGTEIINIDRMGRKRLAYPIKKKVNGYYICFEVLAPADVVGKLEKTFRIDENILRHLSVYMSKKDLKEKNEYFVKKAATLAAFEAQKAAEEKASQEKEEELIAETPEKGEVTAQE from the coding sequence ATGGATAAGGTTAAGAGAAATTACGAAATCTATATAATAGTTGACGGAAACTTTGAAGATCCGACAGTAGAAGAGATTATATCAAAATACGAGAAGTTCCTCATAAAAAATGGTACCGAGATTATCAACATAGATAGAATGGGCAGAAAAAGACTTGCATACCCGATAAAGAAAAAGGTTAATGGATACTATATTTGTTTTGAGGTTTTAGCACCCGCAGACGTAGTTGGGAAACTTGAGAAGACATTCAGGATTGACGAGAATATATTAAGACATCTTTCTGTTTACATGAGCAAGAAAGATTTAAAAGAGAAGAACGAATATTTCGTTAAGAAAGCCGCCACTTTAGCAGCATTTGAGGCTCAGAAGGCAGCGGAAGAAAAAGCATCACAGGAAAAAGAAGAAGAGTTGATTGCTGAAACCCCTGAAAAGGGCGAAGTAACCGCACAGGAATAA